A portion of the Plodia interpunctella isolate USDA-ARS_2022_Savannah chromosome 4, ilPloInte3.2, whole genome shotgun sequence genome contains these proteins:
- the LOC128669564 gene encoding cilia- and flagella-associated protein 99-like has translation MVYYLISENVKMLRKINNDYAASQEVSPFEYMKSFIEKCPENAEDAKISWIAESFLGIQKHKLFLTEIATKMNEVLSDEDVDYFVIILHAVTFQIEPKDMQLFYKCLFNLSKPLLNTFTKYLSNNEVLKYIAQVAQNSYDTNYITEKIIAPLFIWQPYISDMAHNYALYIKKIENRKIKPPTVPIQPNVLNRKGKERKPTSTGVFPLTPPNSIRTKNKKMLTKNEIDEKLKSIHEKNKERATNMLNFVRTKNFRYAQVKSDRYYQRLSDIKDGVEVQYSTRSYPKPTNAATTKPAPVVKETAATLRRMNKRVQMAEEEEVEWLQTLMKTCRNTATIEEIEDRNRQELERQRLLDIEKKHLKGLISYEEAVLAKSRVKEENKKKYEEFLKEKELWNEEIEKWKKIEMEKNRRSSEKLSEIELNVLKAKQNAAVKKKENADKVKQETDFLIAKALKEKQEELEYRIKMIKEIKILSMIARKARVPKIIDLTETSGLGLLCEMSMAELQERLAAFKIGLSEELERKKKLIKEQNAAAKEDLENTKKSIKSYMADKETSRKQNTKTVIEPSTTKEINDLRKILVEKRKQRLLVKT, from the coding sequence ATGGTTTACTATCTAATATCCGAAAATGTGAAAATGCTTCGGAAAATCAATAATGACTATGCAGCTTCTCAAGAGGTATCTCCATTCGAGTAcatgaaatcatttattgaaaaatgtcCAGAGAATGCAGAAGACGCAAAGATATCATGGATTGCGGAATCTTTCTTAGGAATACAAaaacacaaactttttttaacaGAAATAGCAACTAAAATGAATGAAGTATTATCTGATGAAGACGTGGATTACTTTGTGATTATACTTCATGCAGTGACATTTCAGATTGAACCAAAGGATATGCAATTATTCTATAAATGTTTGTTCAATTTAAGTAAACCCTTGTTGAATacttttactaaatatttgaGCAACAATGAAGTTCTTAAATATATAGCACAAGTGGCCCAGAACAGTTACGATACAAATTACATTACCGAAAAAATTATTGCACCATTGTTCATATGGCAACCATACATTAGTGATATGGCCCATAACTATgcattatatataaagaagATAGAAAATCGCAAAATAAAACCTCCCACTGTACCAATACAACCAAATGTGCTGAACAGAAAAGGTAAAGAACGAAAACCGACATCAACAGGAGTATTTCCACTAACTCCGCCGAACTCaattagaacaaaaaataaaaaaatgctaaccaaaaatgaaattgatgaaaaattaaaaagtatacatgaaaaaaataaagaaagagcAACAAATATGTTAAATTTCGTGAGAACTAAAAATTTTCGCTATGCACAGGTTAAATCAGATAGATATTATCAAAGATTGTCCGATATTAAAGATGGAGTGGAAGTACAGTATTCAACAAGATCCTACCCAAAACCAACGAATGCTGCTACTACTAAACCAGCTCCAGTAGTAAAAGAAACTGCAGCAACACTTAGAAGAATGAATAAGCGAGTTCAAATGgcagaagaagaagaagttgaATGGCTTCAAACGTTGATGAAAACTTGTAGAAATACTGCTACAATAGAAGAAATAGAAGATCGTAACCGACAAGAACTTGAAAGGCAAAGATTACTTGACAtagaaaagaaacatttaaaaggGCTTATTTCTTATGAAGAAGCAGTATTAGCCAAAAGTCGAGTCaaagaagaaaacaaaaaaaaatacgaagaatttctgaaagaaaaagaattatGGAATGAGGAAATTgagaaatggaaaaaaattgaaatggaAAAGAACCGTAGAAGCTCTGAAAAACTATCAGaaatagaattaaatgttCTGAAGGCAAAGCAAAATGCagctgttaaaaaaaaagagaatgCTGATAAAGTAAAGCAAGAAACTGACTTTTTAATAGCTAAAgcattaaaagaaaaacaggaAGAGTTAGAATATagaattaaaatgataaaagaaatcaaaatacTATCTATGATTGCTAGGAAAGCAAGAGTTCCCAAAATAATTGATCTAACCGAAACATCAGGGCTTGGCCTCCTTTGCGAAATGTCTATGGCTGAATTGCAAGAAAGATTAGCTGCCTTTAAAATAGGATTATCAGAAGAATtggaaagaaaaaagaaacttattaAAGAGCAAAATGCAGCGGCGAAAGAAGATTTAGAAAACACGAAAAAATCGATCAAATCCTATATGGCGGATAAAGAAACGAGTCGTAAACAGAATACAAAGACAGTCATTGAGCCATCGACTACAAAGGAGATAAATGACTTACGAAAGATATTGGTagagaaaagaaaacaaaggCTACTGgtgaaaacttga